One Hordeum vulgare subsp. vulgare chromosome 4H, MorexV3_pseudomolecules_assembly, whole genome shotgun sequence DNA window includes the following coding sequences:
- the LOC123449478 gene encoding la-related protein 1B-like isoform X2, protein MASVAADPQAALAGAGTPPHSGSPVAAKRAAATAWKRPENGPVLVAPGSPIMDADSWPALPGLASPQPPTPPKASPKATPPPSTVVAMILPVSLDNSGAPDAIPDKDALAAVISPVSLDTAGAPDATPDKDALISSLPVRRVLMMPAGDDSPDMHAPVPELSPGYSPNARSNGTGVHHQNGRVGSHSHGRGGSYGGGSRRGNGGGGSRHGHEHHAGFDGQRRGGGRRDGHGPGHQHRVHQPSYIRAPPSLAVLAAGPPAPPFAGPATPQTPPYGTAAPQTPPYGAPMGFPEMAPHVYYFAVPTSDGLQTLPFAPPTPTPPAMLISPLEQLQRELLVQIDYYFSDENLCKDIFLRGHMDDHGWVPLSLIAGFNKVQRLLYRIGQVKNLTNGLQFILDTVMQSTVVEVQGDKIRRRVRWEVWLLPRSNYSAGIFSGSRSPVTSNIDSLASQFQSVGLEGTYYPREALLTRSATSVSIGYQAPTFRGLHSNGSGPIFGQQTERSLLRSDTF, encoded by the exons ATGGCTTCCGTTGCCGCCGACCCGCAGGCTGCCCTCGCTGGCGCGGGGACGCCGCCCCACTCCGGTAGCCCCGTCGCGGCGAAGAGGGCGGCCGCCACCGCGTGGAAGCGCCCGGAGAACGGGCCGGTGCTGGTGGCGCCCGGGAGCCCCATCATGGACGCCGACTCCTGGCCGGCGCTTCCTGGGCTGGCCTCTCCCCAGCCGCCCACGCCGCCCAAGGCGTCGCCTAAGGCCACTCCTCCCCCTTCCACT GTGGTGGCAATGATCTTGCCCGTGTCTTTGGACAACTCCGGCGCCCCGGATGCTATCCCTGACAAGGACGCACTG GCGGCGGTGATTTCACCGGTGTCTTTGGACACCGCCGGTGCTCCGGATGCTACCCCTGACAAGGATGCCCTGATCAGTAGTCTACCAGTCCGGCGTGTGCTGATGATGCCTGCAGGGGATGATAGTCCAGACATGCATGCTCCTGTTCCAGAGCTATCTCCAGGGTACTCCCCTAATGCCCGGAGCAATGGTACCGGTGTTCATCATCAGAATGGCCGTGTTGGTTCCCATTCTCATGGCCGTGGTGGCAGTTATGGTGGGGGGAGCAGAAGGGGTAATGGTGGAGGTGGTAGTCGTCATGGTCATGAGCACCATGCTGGGTTTGATGGGcaacggcgtggtggcggccGTAGAGATGGACATGGGCCAGGGCACCAACATCGTGTTCACCAGCCATCGTACATTAGGGCTCCTCCTTCCCTGGCTGTTTTAGCGGCGGGACCTCCCGCGCCACCATTTGCTGGCCCTGCCACGCCACAGACACCACCTTATGGGACTGCTGCTCCACAAACGCCACCTTATGGGGCGCCTATGGGATTCCCTG AGATGGCACCTCATGTTTACTATTTTGCCGTGCCCACCTCGGATGGCCTTCAAACCCTTCCTTTTGCGCCGCCTACACCAACCCCTCCAGCCATGCTAATTTCTCCACTGGAACAACTTCAGAGGGAGCTACTGGTGCAGATAGACTACTACTTTAG CGATGAAAATTTGTGCAAGGACATATTCTTGAGGGGACATATGGATGACCATGGTTGGGTGCCATTGTCCTTgattgctggctttaacaag GTCCAAAGGCTCCTATATCGTATTGGGCAAGTCAAAAACTTGACCAATGGCTTACAGTTTATCTTGGATACAGTCATGCAGTCTACTGTGGTGGAAGTACAG GGTGACAAAATACGGAGGCGTGTAAGATGGGAGGTTTGGTTGCTTCCAAGATCAAATTATTCTGCTGGAATTTTTTCTGGTTCACGTTCCCCCGTGACATCCAACATTGATTCATTGGCGTCTCAGTTTCAATCTGTTGGACTTGAGGGGACATACTATCCTCGTGAAGCTCTCCTTACTAGATCAGCAACTTCAGTTAGTATAGGCTATCAAGCACCTACCTTCAGAGGACTACACAGCAATGGCAGTGGACCCATTTTTGGGCAGCAGACCGAGAGAAGTTTACTCAGGAGCGATACCTTTTGA
- the LOC123449478 gene encoding la-related protein 1B-like isoform X1, whose protein sequence is MASVAADPQAALAGAGTPPHSGSPVAAKRAAATAWKRPENGPVLVAPGSPIMDADSWPALPGLASPQPPTPPKASPKATPPPSTVVAMILPVSLDNSGAPDAIPDKDALAAVISPVSLDTAGAPDATPDKDALISSLPVRRVLMMPAGDDSPDMHAPVPELSPGYSPNARSNGTGVHHQNGRVGSHSHGRGGSYGGGSRRGNGGGGSRHGHEHHAGFDGQRRGGGRRDGHGPGHQHRVHQPSYIRAPPSLAVLAAGPPAPPFAGPATPQTPPYGTAAPQTPPYGAPMGFPAEMAPHVYYFAVPTSDGLQTLPFAPPTPTPPAMLISPLEQLQRELLVQIDYYFSDENLCKDIFLRGHMDDHGWVPLSLIAGFNKVQRLLYRIGQVKNLTNGLQFILDTVMQSTVVEVQGDKIRRRVRWEVWLLPRSNYSAGIFSGSRSPVTSNIDSLASQFQSVGLEGTYYPREALLTRSATSVSIGYQAPTFRGLHSNGSGPIFGQQTERSLLRSDTF, encoded by the exons ATGGCTTCCGTTGCCGCCGACCCGCAGGCTGCCCTCGCTGGCGCGGGGACGCCGCCCCACTCCGGTAGCCCCGTCGCGGCGAAGAGGGCGGCCGCCACCGCGTGGAAGCGCCCGGAGAACGGGCCGGTGCTGGTGGCGCCCGGGAGCCCCATCATGGACGCCGACTCCTGGCCGGCGCTTCCTGGGCTGGCCTCTCCCCAGCCGCCCACGCCGCCCAAGGCGTCGCCTAAGGCCACTCCTCCCCCTTCCACT GTGGTGGCAATGATCTTGCCCGTGTCTTTGGACAACTCCGGCGCCCCGGATGCTATCCCTGACAAGGACGCACTG GCGGCGGTGATTTCACCGGTGTCTTTGGACACCGCCGGTGCTCCGGATGCTACCCCTGACAAGGATGCCCTGATCAGTAGTCTACCAGTCCGGCGTGTGCTGATGATGCCTGCAGGGGATGATAGTCCAGACATGCATGCTCCTGTTCCAGAGCTATCTCCAGGGTACTCCCCTAATGCCCGGAGCAATGGTACCGGTGTTCATCATCAGAATGGCCGTGTTGGTTCCCATTCTCATGGCCGTGGTGGCAGTTATGGTGGGGGGAGCAGAAGGGGTAATGGTGGAGGTGGTAGTCGTCATGGTCATGAGCACCATGCTGGGTTTGATGGGcaacggcgtggtggcggccGTAGAGATGGACATGGGCCAGGGCACCAACATCGTGTTCACCAGCCATCGTACATTAGGGCTCCTCCTTCCCTGGCTGTTTTAGCGGCGGGACCTCCCGCGCCACCATTTGCTGGCCCTGCCACGCCACAGACACCACCTTATGGGACTGCTGCTCCACAAACGCCACCTTATGGGGCGCCTATGGGATTCCCTG CAGAGATGGCACCTCATGTTTACTATTTTGCCGTGCCCACCTCGGATGGCCTTCAAACCCTTCCTTTTGCGCCGCCTACACCAACCCCTCCAGCCATGCTAATTTCTCCACTGGAACAACTTCAGAGGGAGCTACTGGTGCAGATAGACTACTACTTTAG CGATGAAAATTTGTGCAAGGACATATTCTTGAGGGGACATATGGATGACCATGGTTGGGTGCCATTGTCCTTgattgctggctttaacaag GTCCAAAGGCTCCTATATCGTATTGGGCAAGTCAAAAACTTGACCAATGGCTTACAGTTTATCTTGGATACAGTCATGCAGTCTACTGTGGTGGAAGTACAG GGTGACAAAATACGGAGGCGTGTAAGATGGGAGGTTTGGTTGCTTCCAAGATCAAATTATTCTGCTGGAATTTTTTCTGGTTCACGTTCCCCCGTGACATCCAACATTGATTCATTGGCGTCTCAGTTTCAATCTGTTGGACTTGAGGGGACATACTATCCTCGTGAAGCTCTCCTTACTAGATCAGCAACTTCAGTTAGTATAGGCTATCAAGCACCTACCTTCAGAGGACTACACAGCAATGGCAGTGGACCCATTTTTGGGCAGCAGACCGAGAGAAGTTTACTCAGGAGCGATACCTTTTGA